In the genome of Acidimicrobiia bacterium, one region contains:
- a CDS encoding DNA translocase FtsK 4TM domain-containing protein: protein MPSRKSSRRGNGRAGTARSTKKAAPTTQRSKLATLRERIRSGFGRHTDDLWGVLLVLGGVLVALSYFDLAGPVGLGTVAASSLLFGVWGYAVAPLLVGIGVLLLVVNRPEDLRRLVAGAVVTFVGSLAMFHLMTGAISLAASLDLVRERGGAVGSVIAFPLRRVIGFWGAMVVLFAIIGLGVLLLTRTTVGEALRAVGTGSASAWRRLRGSAKRRRPVVEVRVSEPPRPRLVPVPSDQTPVAADRPTPQRPPARPAPRPAPPSPRPEKRGYSLPPLELLSLGGGAGHSKKALDETAQELEDTLIQHGVDARLTRIVPGPTVTRYEIELAPGVKVARVTSLAHDIAYALATPDVRILAPIPGRSAIGVEVPNRRRQLVTLGDILRSPEAKEATHPLEVALGMDVSGRPQMISLSELPHVLIAGATGAGKSSCINAIVTSLLMRTTPEEVRLILVDPKRVEMGQYNDVPHLLTRVITNPKKAVDALQWAVREMDRRYDLLAAAGVRDVIGYHEKFDRAMLDEDGRFDRFPYVVVVVDELNDLMMVAGRAVEDAIVRIAQMARAVGIHLVIATQRPSVDVITGVIKANIPSRMAFAVASQADSRVILDLSGAEKLVGLGDMIVVTARDPKPERIQGAWVAEEEIHAVVDFVREQRAAEYAEEVLDVVEAAAGGEDDYDGEDGDVIRQAIELVVRSQLGSTSMLQRKLRIGFARAGRVMDILESRGIVGPSEGSKARQVLITPDELDAILGEAVDV, encoded by the coding sequence ATGCCATCGCGCAAGTCCTCCCGCCGGGGCAACGGGCGGGCCGGGACTGCCCGGAGCACCAAGAAGGCGGCTCCCACGACGCAGCGGTCGAAGCTGGCGACGCTGCGGGAACGGATCCGCAGCGGGTTCGGCCGGCACACCGATGACCTGTGGGGTGTCCTCCTGGTCCTGGGTGGAGTCCTGGTCGCCCTTTCCTATTTCGACCTTGCCGGCCCCGTCGGCCTGGGCACCGTCGCCGCGTCGTCGCTCCTGTTCGGAGTGTGGGGGTACGCCGTGGCACCGCTCCTGGTCGGCATCGGGGTGTTGCTGCTGGTGGTGAACCGTCCCGAGGACCTGCGGCGGCTCGTGGCCGGTGCCGTCGTCACATTCGTCGGCTCGCTCGCCATGTTCCACCTGATGACCGGAGCGATTTCGCTCGCCGCCTCCCTCGATCTGGTCAGGGAGCGGGGTGGGGCGGTGGGCTCGGTGATCGCCTTCCCACTGCGGCGAGTCATCGGCTTCTGGGGTGCCATGGTCGTGCTGTTCGCCATCATCGGCCTCGGAGTCCTGCTGCTGACACGAACCACGGTCGGGGAGGCCCTGCGGGCCGTGGGCACCGGTTCCGCCTCCGCCTGGCGAAGGCTGCGTGGCAGTGCCAAGCGCCGCCGTCCGGTGGTGGAGGTGCGGGTGTCGGAGCCGCCGCGCCCCCGCCTGGTCCCGGTTCCTTCGGATCAGACACCGGTGGCGGCCGACCGGCCCACGCCGCAGCGCCCGCCGGCGCGCCCTGCGCCCCGCCCCGCGCCTCCTTCTCCAAGACCCGAGAAGCGGGGCTATTCGCTACCGCCTCTGGAGCTGCTCTCCCTGGGCGGGGGAGCCGGTCACAGCAAGAAGGCCCTCGACGAGACGGCGCAGGAGCTGGAGGACACCCTCATCCAGCACGGTGTCGATGCCAGGCTCACCCGCATCGTGCCCGGGCCCACCGTGACCCGCTACGAGATCGAGCTCGCCCCCGGGGTCAAGGTCGCCCGGGTCACCTCGCTCGCCCACGACATCGCCTACGCCCTGGCCACCCCGGACGTGAGGATCCTGGCCCCGATCCCCGGGCGCAGCGCCATCGGCGTGGAGGTTCCCAACCGGCGTCGGCAGCTGGTCACCCTCGGCGACATCCTGCGCAGCCCCGAGGCGAAGGAGGCCACGCATCCCCTGGAGGTGGCCCTGGGCATGGACGTCTCCGGACGCCCCCAGATGATCAGCTTGAGCGAGCTGCCCCATGTGCTCATCGCCGGCGCCACCGGGGCGGGCAAGTCCTCGTGCATCAATGCCATCGTCACCTCGCTGCTGATGCGGACCACACCCGAGGAGGTGCGGCTGATCCTGGTGGATCCCAAGCGGGTGGAGATGGGTCAGTACAACGACGTCCCGCACCTCCTCACCCGGGTGATCACCAACCCGAAGAAGGCGGTCGACGCCCTGCAGTGGGCGGTGCGGGAGATGGACCGCCGCTACGACCTGCTGGCCGCCGCCGGGGTGCGCGACGTCATCGGGTACCACGAGAAGTTCGATCGGGCGATGCTCGACGAGGACGGCCGGTTCGATCGGTTTCCCTACGTGGTCGTGGTCGTCGACGAGCTCAACGACCTGATGATGGTGGCGGGCAGGGCGGTCGAGGATGCCATCGTCCGCATCGCCCAGATGGCCCGGGCGGTCGGCATCCACCTGGTCATCGCCACGCAGCGGCCGTCGGTGGATGTGATCACGGGTGTCATCAAGGCGAACATCCCCTCGAGGATGGCGTTCGCCGTGGCCTCCCAGGCGGACAGCCGTGTGATCCTCGACCTCTCCGGAGCGGAGAAGCTGGTCGGGCTGGGAGACATGATCGTGGTCACGGCGCGCGACCCCAAGCCGGAGCGGATCCAGGGGGCGTGGGTGGCCGAAGAGGAGATCCACGCCGTCGTCGACTTCGTGCGCGAGCAGCGGGCTGCCGAGTACGCCGAGGAGGTCCTCGACGTGGTCGAGGCCGCCGCCGGCGGTGAAGACGACTACGACGGTGAGGACGGCGATGTCATTCGTCAGGCGATCGAGCTGGTGGTGCGATCACAGCTGGGCTCGACGTCGATGCTGCAGCGCAAGCTGCGAATCGGCTTCGCCCGGGCGGGCCGTGTCATGGACATCCTGGAGAGCCGCGGGATCGTGGGTCCCTCCGAGGGCTCGAAGGCGCGCCAGGTCCTCATCACCCCGGACGAGCTGGACGCCATCCTCGGCGAAGCGGTGGACGTCTGA
- the pdhA gene encoding pyruvate dehydrogenase (acetyl-transferring) E1 component subunit alpha, with product MEPLRILDPSGRLVGEPPVDAAEVRRLFEAMVTARTYDRKSSALQRQGRLATYAPFEGQEAAQIGATAALRRDDWLVATYRDAAAMWMQGYTFEALFLGRMGDERGGSPPAGVGVLPPSITVGAHMIHAVGLAWGERLLGGDRIAMTFFGDGATSEGDFHEAMNFAGVFRIGTVFVCQNNGWAISMSRDRQTASATIAQKADAYGFPGVLVDGNDLLAMLAAARAAVERARAGKGPTLIEALTYRIGPHTTTDDPGRYRDEADVAEWSERDPLLRVRRYLQAAGEWSEDRERAVEEAAAAGIEEAVVRAEGLAPFGPGAAFDRMYARPTGALEEQRRLLLEGEAGQ from the coding sequence ATGGAACCGCTGCGCATCCTCGATCCCTCTGGCAGGCTGGTCGGCGAACCTCCTGTCGACGCCGCCGAGGTCCGCCGGCTCTTCGAGGCGATGGTGACGGCGCGAACCTACGACCGGAAGTCGTCTGCCCTGCAGCGGCAGGGAAGGCTCGCCACGTATGCGCCGTTCGAGGGGCAGGAAGCCGCCCAGATCGGGGCGACGGCAGCGCTTCGCCGCGACGACTGGCTGGTGGCGACCTACCGCGACGCAGCCGCCATGTGGATGCAGGGGTACACCTTCGAGGCTCTGTTCCTGGGGCGGATGGGCGACGAGCGGGGAGGGTCTCCGCCGGCAGGTGTCGGCGTGCTGCCTCCCTCGATCACGGTGGGAGCCCACATGATCCATGCCGTCGGGCTCGCCTGGGGCGAGCGGCTCCTGGGTGGCGATCGAATCGCCATGACGTTCTTCGGCGACGGTGCCACCTCGGAGGGTGATTTTCACGAGGCGATGAACTTCGCCGGGGTGTTCCGCATCGGGACGGTGTTCGTCTGCCAGAACAATGGCTGGGCGATCTCGATGAGTCGGGATCGGCAGACCGCCTCGGCGACGATCGCCCAGAAGGCCGACGCCTACGGCTTCCCCGGGGTTCTGGTGGACGGCAACGACCTGCTGGCGATGCTCGCCGCAGCGAGGGCGGCGGTGGAGCGCGCCCGCGCCGGCAAGGGCCCGACACTGATCGAGGCGCTCACCTATCGCATCGGCCCCCACACCACCACCGACGATCCCGGGCGCTACCGCGACGAGGCCGACGTCGCCGAATGGAGTGAGCGTGACCCACTGCTGCGGGTTCGGCGGTACCTGCAGGCGGCGGGCGAGTGGAGCGAGGATCGGGAGCGGGCGGTCGAAGAGGCAGCTGCCGCCGGGATCGAGGAGGCGGTGGTGCGCGCCGAGGGGCTGGCGCCCTTCGGCCCCGGGGCGGCGTTCGACCGGATGTACGCCCGGCCCACCGGCGCCCTCGAGGAGCAGCGCCGCCTCCTGCTCGAAGGTGAGGCCGGCCAGTGA
- a CDS encoding alpha-ketoacid dehydrogenase subunit beta, whose translation MSEMNMAQALNDALAVALEADPRVVLIGEDVGTTGGVFRVTDGLQQRFGDERVIDTPVAESGIVGAAFGMAIAGMRPVAEIQFLGFSYPAYDQVVSHVGRIRNRSNHRFSAPMVIRIPFGGGIGAAEHHSEASEAMYAHTPGIKVVAPATPATAKGLLLAAIEDADPVVFLEPIRVYRAIKEEVPEGHYLTPIGRAEVVREGADATIVAYGAMVRDALKAADALAADSVAVEVVDLRTLSPIDAATVVASAVKTGRVVAVSEGHRTAGIASEIVAIVQEKALYSLLAPVARVTGWDTVVPLKRTEQHHIPSVGRIVAAVRRTLED comes from the coding sequence GTGAGCGAGATGAACATGGCCCAGGCCCTCAACGACGCATTGGCGGTCGCCCTCGAGGCCGACCCCCGGGTGGTGCTCATCGGGGAGGACGTCGGGACCACAGGAGGGGTGTTTCGGGTCACCGACGGGCTGCAGCAGCGATTCGGCGACGAGCGGGTGATCGACACCCCGGTCGCCGAATCGGGAATCGTCGGGGCGGCCTTCGGGATGGCGATCGCCGGGATGCGTCCTGTGGCCGAGATCCAATTCCTCGGGTTCTCCTACCCCGCATACGACCAGGTGGTGAGCCACGTTGGCCGAATCCGCAACCGGAGCAACCACAGGTTCTCGGCTCCCATGGTGATCCGCATCCCCTTCGGAGGGGGCATCGGTGCCGCCGAGCATCACAGCGAGGCCAGCGAGGCGATGTACGCCCACACTCCGGGGATCAAGGTTGTGGCGCCGGCCACGCCGGCCACCGCCAAGGGCCTGCTGCTGGCCGCCATCGAGGACGCCGACCCGGTGGTGTTCCTGGAACCGATCCGGGTGTATCGGGCGATCAAGGAGGAGGTCCCAGAAGGTCACTACCTGACACCGATCGGTCGTGCCGAGGTCGTGAGGGAGGGGGCCGATGCCACGATCGTGGCCTACGGTGCGATGGTGCGCGACGCCCTGAAGGCGGCCGATGCGCTGGCAGCGGACTCGGTGGCGGTGGAGGTGGTGGATCTGCGCACGCTGTCGCCGATCGATGCGGCCACCGTGGTCGCCTCGGCGGTGAAGACCGGCCGGGTGGTCGCCGTCTCCGAGGGGCATCGCACCGCCGGGATCGCCTCGGAGATCGTCGCCATCGTCCAGGAGAAGGCCCTCTACTCGCTGCTGGCACCGGTCGCCCGGGTGACCGGATGGGACACCGTGGTCCCGCTCAAGAGAACCGAGCAGCATCACATCCCGTCGGTGGGGCGGATCGTGGCGGCGGTGCGCCGCACCCTGGAGGATTGA
- a CDS encoding dihydrolipoamide acetyltransferase family protein yields the protein MAYEFHLPDIGEGLAEATVVSWLVPVGGRVGLDQPMVEVETDKAVVEIPAPRAGIVLHHGAPEGATVAVESLLVVIGEEGEEWAPGETLAAPPPARSAPAPQSSQAAPIVGSLEEAEAGTPARIGPPKALPLVRRLAAALGVDLGSVGGTGPGGRILRSDVEAAAGAASGPVERVKMSATRLAIARNLTKSWQEIPHVTTFGTADPTALLAARAAWKSAHGESLPVEALLIGAMVPLLEAHPEFNAVVDGDHVVYRRHYDVGFAVDTPDGLMVAVVRGADTLDVASIAGEVRRLAAAARDRTIAAADLRRATFTISNIGAVGGGFGTPIIPYGTTAILSVGRAEEKPVVRDGKVVVGRELPLSLSYDHRVIDGAKGRVFMAAAVEAIEGIE from the coding sequence ATGGCGTACGAGTTCCACCTGCCCGACATCGGTGAGGGCCTGGCCGAGGCCACGGTGGTGTCGTGGCTGGTCCCGGTCGGCGGGAGGGTGGGACTCGACCAGCCCATGGTGGAGGTGGAGACCGACAAGGCGGTGGTGGAGATCCCGGCGCCTCGCGCCGGGATCGTCCTGCACCACGGGGCGCCGGAGGGCGCCACCGTCGCCGTCGAGTCCTTGCTGGTGGTGATCGGCGAGGAAGGGGAGGAGTGGGCTCCGGGAGAGACCCTGGCCGCGCCGCCTCCGGCTCGATCGGCGCCCGCCCCGCAGTCGTCACAGGCGGCGCCGATCGTGGGAAGCCTGGAAGAGGCCGAGGCGGGCACGCCGGCTCGAATCGGGCCACCAAAGGCGCTGCCTCTGGTCAGACGACTGGCGGCCGCACTCGGCGTCGACCTGGGCTCGGTGGGCGGCACCGGGCCGGGTGGGCGGATCCTTCGATCCGACGTGGAGGCCGCAGCCGGCGCCGCGAGCGGTCCGGTGGAGCGGGTGAAGATGTCGGCCACTCGCCTCGCCATCGCCCGCAACCTGACCAAGTCGTGGCAGGAGATCCCGCACGTCACCACCTTCGGGACCGCCGACCCGACGGCCCTGCTCGCTGCTCGAGCCGCCTGGAAGTCGGCGCACGGCGAGTCGCTCCCGGTCGAGGCGCTGCTGATCGGGGCGATGGTGCCGCTACTGGAGGCACACCCCGAGTTCAACGCCGTCGTCGACGGTGATCATGTGGTGTATCGCAGGCACTACGACGTCGGTTTCGCCGTGGACACCCCCGATGGCCTGATGGTGGCGGTGGTCCGTGGCGCCGACACCCTGGATGTGGCATCGATCGCCGGCGAGGTCCGAAGGCTCGCAGCCGCAGCCCGCGACCGGACCATCGCCGCCGCCGACCTGCGCCGGGCCACCTTCACGATCTCCAACATCGGGGCGGTCGGCGGCGGGTTCGGCACCCCGATCATCCCTTACGGGACCACGGCGATCCTCTCGGTGGGCCGCGCCGAGGAGAAGCCGGTTGTCCGGGACGGGAAGGTGGTCGTGGGCCGGGAGTTGCCCCTGTCGCTCTCCTACGACCACCGGGTGATCGACGGTGCCAAGGGACGGGTGTTCATGGCGGCGGCGGTGGAGGCGATCGAGGGGATCGAGTAG